Proteins encoded in a region of the Perca fluviatilis chromosome 6, GENO_Pfluv_1.0, whole genome shotgun sequence genome:
- the LOC120561417 gene encoding kinesin-like protein KIF27 isoform X2, which translates to MNEVCVRVAVRIRPLLPKEVLHNHQVCVRVVPGSAQVLLGSDRLFSFDHAFVPTASQDEVYESCVLPLVESLVDGYNATIFCYGQTGSGKTYTLGGGHLDEEGGIIDRVAQDVFLMLGEKRKNSDGVEATVRVSYMELYREELRDLLELHTIHKELHIREDERGNTVVVGAKEMVVSSAEELLSVLETGNALRHTGTTGMNEHSSRSHTIFTLQLIQCCHNNNSSLKSVRSSKLCLVDLAGSERAGKTGNTGTRLKESVHINTGLLALGNVIRALSDPARNRRGNNCNSAHIPYRDAKITRLLRDSLGGTAHTLMVACVSPSHHSLAETLSVLQFASKARHIRNRPGAISTHTEVKSCPTTWDPGEARLGELEYEVQTLRELLKEREREMEKVRTGRRGGEGDDFKQPSQMRMSDPDKKVKQEEPSQCCLLAQEAAALLADISGPTPSHSLRQRLQDWQERLTAVNHSHQAYEKDCSEGSGDQPHHFTILKLREELNRCKEALNIEEQLSEQKDAELRQVQREVEKLLQENKTQLQNLEEEKERTCIQTEQLVDQQIIINRLRSDLVTFRGATSAATVETGASGDSGKRPHSVPLIRHSCGHGPPRRIHSSPPAYSLERVMAAFKMRGHLLLAEIEQKEKVYCPFIKQQAESKDGHQENEEEEEDIFVGRMGFRRSLNRTWTSRQKKLTLKEKNSGLDQTSNGDPVVQQTQRVTGTKENHAKHMRKPRPRACVTQRRIQELSVNMSMKEELIKKLDKTDKETQAVERHGRHSGDGKTVDVLARLSMQSQQVRAEVYRSLQHMRLQRAQLQSSLRQQRETNNNKEVDQNGEQRAGDLTVCKIKEKLPDCIWLEEAEEEVFQKRAELQELEEELRRREEVLLRREACLQQKNKLEIKMLRSSQALSQDLLRVSVRLETLEEQLQSSSSVRQTGGVTMEELEKERDMLKERRDTLDSQLKDNRVLTVEEEHSLLQLEEAIEALDAALEFKNHSIHDKQRKLLITDYSSHQLQSTEPAQLCDVIRKLKRLSPPEASELLIKYFNKVVCLREMERHLRLHCEELELHAGEQEVVLREMEVAMQRMALDADRRLTQQHQDHQNNIQLLLQKLKDGGSGEAQQAIEDRLEHLEKELFFYKSSSRQLKKKLKELVSDALHPLNQPSQTQEHRKQHNVQIHASANEPQMHTEEVQTHNTTTYKKMKDEQIDKNTLKRHAHQTPCPSASSDLQARKLTKMPEYNQTHTQSRGRSESLEMTPVRLCRRELRQISPADLQVCSSATRRRQSVVDTSTESILEDSIEVPRNTDR; encoded by the exons ATGAACGAGGTGTGTGTCCGGGTGGCGGTCCGTATCCGCCCCCTGCTTCCCAAAGAAGTCCTCCATAACCACCAGGTGTGTGTGCGGGTGGTGCCGGGCTCCGCACAGGTGCTGCTCGGCTCAGACCGACTCTTCTCATTCGACCACGCGTTTGTACCGACGGCCAGCCAGGATGAGGTGTACGAGTCCTGCGTCCTGCCCCTGGTGGAGTCCCTGGTTGACGGCTACAACGCCACCATCTTCTGTTATGGACAAACAGGGTCAGGAAAGACATACACACTCGGAGGGGGGCACCTGG ATGAAGAGGGAGGAATTATTGACCGTGTGGCCCAGGATGTGTTCTTGATGCTgggggagaagaggaagaacagTGATGGTGTGGAAGCCACAGTGCGGGTCTCGTATATGGAGCTGTACAGGGAGGAACTACGAGACCTGCTGGAGCTGCATACCATTCACAAAGAGCTTcacatcagagaggatgagaggggaaacacag tGGTGGTGGGAGCCAAAGAGATGGTTGTCAGCTCAGCAGAGGAGCTACTAAGTGTTCTAGAGACGGGCAATGCCCTGCGCCACACTGGAACCACAGGGATGAACGAGCACTCCAGTCGCTCTCACACCATTTTCACCCTTCAGCTTATCCAGTGTTGCCACAACAACAACTCCTCCTTAAAATCTGTCCGCTCTTCCAAACTCTGTCTGGTTGACCTAGCAGGCTCGGAGCGTGCTGGAAAAACTGGAAACACTGGGACACGACTCAAAGAGTCTGTTCATATCAACACAGGCCTGCTCGCACTGGGCAACGTCATCCGTGCCCTCTCTGACCCTGCTCGAAATCGCCGTGGTAACAACTGCAACAGTGCACACATACCGTACCGTGATGCCAAGATCACCCGTCTTCTCCGTGATTCATTGGGAGGCACCGCTCATACGCTGATGGTGGCGTGTGTAAGCCCCTCTCACCACAGTCTTGCTGAGACTCTGAGTGTCCTGCAGTTTGCATCAAAGGCTCGTCACATTCGTAACCGTCCTGGAGCTATATCTACTCATACAGAGGTTAAATCATGTCCTACAACCTGGGACCCTGGTGAGGCTCGACTGGGCGAACTTGAGTATGAAGTACAGACCCTGAGAGAGCTactgaaagagagggagagagagatggaaaaggTGCGGACAGGTAGAAGAGGTGGAGAGGGGGACGACTTCAAACAGCCCAGTCAGATGAGGATGTCTGATCCAGATAAGAAGGTGAAACAAGAGGAACCATCACAGTGCTGCCTCCTGGCACAGGAAGCTGCCGCCCTGCTTGCAGATATCTCTGGCCCCACTCCAAGTCATTCTTTGAGGCAGCGGCTGCAGGATTGGCAGGAGAGACTGACAGCTGTCAATCACTCACATCAAGCTTATGAGAAGGATTGTTCAGAGGGGAGTGGAGATCAACCCCACCATTTCACCATATTAAAGCTTAGAGAAGAACTCAACAGATGCAAG gAAGCTCTCAACATAGAGGAACAACTATCGGAGCAGAAAGATGCAGAGCTGAGACAGGTCCAAAGAGAAGTAGAGAAACTTCTTCAAGAGAATAAAACCCAGCTTCAGAACTTGGAGGAAGAAAAGGAACGTACGTGTATACAG ACTGAACAACTTGTGGACCAGCAGATCATCATCAATCGTCTTCGCAGCGACCTTGTGACATTTAGGGGTGCAACCTCAGCGGCAACCGTGGAAACTGGGGCTTCTGGGGACTCAGGCAAGAGACCACACAGTGTCCCTCTGATCAGACATAGCTGTGGACACGGACCTCCCAGGAGG atTCACTCTAGTCCCCCGGCCTATTCCCTGGAGAGAGTGATGGCAGCCTTTAAAATGCGGGGTCATCTCCTGCTGGCAGAGATTGAGCAGAAGGAAAAGGTGTACTGTCCATTCATAAAACAACAGGCAGAGAGCAAAGATGGGCATCAAgagaacgaggaggaggaggaggatatATTTGTGGGCAGAATGGGATTTAG GCGTTCTTTAAACCGAACATGGACCAGTCGGCAGAAGAAATTAACTCTGAAAGAGAAGAACTCTGGACTGGACCAAACATCTAATGGAGATCCAGTAGTACAACAGACTCAGCGAGTCACAG GGACTAAGGAAAACCACGCCAAGCATATGAGGAAGCCGAGACCGAGAGCCTGCGTTACTCAGAGAAGGATCCAAGAACTGTCTGTCAACATGAGCATGAAAGAGGAGCTCATCAAAAAGCTTGACAAAACTG acaaagagacCCAAGCAGTGGAAAGACATGGCAGGCACAGTGGTGATGGCAAAACAGTCGATGTGTTGGCAAGACTTTCCATGCAGAGCCAGCAGGTCCGTGCAGAGGTGTACCGCAGCCTGCAGCACATGAGGCTGCAGAGAGCACAGCTTCAGAGCAGCctcagacagcagagagagaccaacaacaacaaagaggtTGACCAAAATGGG GAGCAAAGGGCAGGAGATTTGACTGTGTGCAAAATCaaggaaaag CTGCCTGACTGTATTTGGCtggaggaggcggaggaggaggtgtTTCAGAAGAGAGCAGAGCtgcaggagctggaggaggagctgcggaggagagaggaggtgcTCCTGCGCAGAGAGGCCTGTCTGCAACAGAAGAACAAACTGGAGATCAAGATGCTACGCTCCAGCCAG GCTCTGAGTCAGGACCTGCTGCGTGTGTCGGTGCGGTTGGAGACTCTGGAGGAGCAgctgcagagcagcagcagtgtgaggCAGACCGGAGGAGTCACCATGGAGGaactggagaaagagagagacatgcttaaagagaggagagacactCTGGACAGCCAGCTGAAGGACAACCGAGTGCTCACTGTGGAG GAGGAGCATTCCCTGCTTCAGCTGGAGGAAGCTATTGAAGCTCTGGACGCAGCCCTGGAGTTTAAAAACCACTCAATTCATGACAAACAGAGGAAGTTGCTAATCACAGACTACTCTTCGCATCAGTTGCAAAGCACTGAACCCGCCCAActctgtgatgtcatcaggaaGCTGAAGAGGCTCTCGCCTCCTGAGGCGTCGGAGCTGCTCATCAAATATTTCAACAAG GTTGTTTGTCTTCGAGAGATGGAGCGCCATTTGCGTTTGCATTGTGAAGAGCTGGAGCTTCATGCTGGAGAGCAAGAGGTGGTGCTGAGGGAGATGGAGGTGGCCATGCAGCGGATGGCCCTGGATGCAGACCGCAGGCTGACCCAGCAGCACCAAGATCACCAGAACAACATCCAGCTACTGCTGCAGAAACTTAAAG ACGGTGGCTCAGGAGAGGCACAGCAGGCTATCGAAGACAGACTGGAGCATCTGGAGAAAGAGCTTTTTTTCTACAAAAGCTCCAGCCGGCAGCTTAAAAAGAAACTCAAAGAGCTTGTCAGTGACGCTCTACACCCCCTCAATCAGCCCTCACAAACACAGGAGCACAGAAAACAACACAATGTGCAGATACACGCAAGTGCAAACGAACCCCAGATGCACACTGAAGAggtacagacacacaacacaacaacatacaaaaagatgaaagatgagcaaatagacaaaaacacattgaaGAGACATGCACACCAAACCCCCTGTCCCTCCGCCTCTTCTGACCTCCAAGCACGCAAATTGACAAAAATGCCCGAATACAACCAGACGCACACACAGTCCCGCGGGAGGAGTGAAAGTTTAGAGATGACACCAGTCCGTTTGTGTCGCAGAGAGCTGAGACAGATCTCTCCAGCTGACTTGCAGGTCTGTAGTTCTGCCACAAGAAGGCGACAGTCTGTTGTGGATACCAGCACAGAGTCAATACTAGAGGACTCCATAGAAGTGCCCAGAAACACTGACAGATGA
- the LOC120561417 gene encoding kinesin-like protein KIF27 isoform X1 translates to MNEVCVRVAVRIRPLLPKEVLHNHQVCVRVVPGSAQVLLGSDRLFSFDHAFVPTASQDEVYESCVLPLVESLVDGYNATIFCYGQTGSGKTYTLGGGHLDEEGGIIDRVAQDVFLMLGEKRKNSDGVEATVRVSYMELYREELRDLLELHTIHKELHIREDERGNTVVVGAKEMVVSSAEELLSVLETGNALRHTGTTGMNEHSSRSHTIFTLQLIQCCHNNNSSLKSVRSSKLCLVDLAGSERAGKTGNTGTRLKESVHINTGLLALGNVIRALSDPARNRRGNNCNSAHIPYRDAKITRLLRDSLGGTAHTLMVACVSPSHHSLAETLSVLQFASKARHIRNRPGAISTHTEVKSCPTTWDPGEARLGELEYEVQTLRELLKEREREMEKVRTGRRGGEGDDFKQPSQMRMSDPDKKVKQEEPSQCCLLAQEAAALLADISGPTPSHSLRQRLQDWQERLTAVNHSHQAYEKDCSEGSGDQPHHFTILKLREELNRCKEALNIEEQLSEQKDAELRQVQREVEKLLQENKTQLQNLEEEKERTCIQTEQLVDQQIIINRLRSDLVTFRGATSAATVETGASGDSGKRPHSVPLIRHSCGHGPPRRVGSCTVLIHSSPPAYSLERVMAAFKMRGHLLLAEIEQKEKVYCPFIKQQAESKDGHQENEEEEEDIFVGRMGFRRSLNRTWTSRQKKLTLKEKNSGLDQTSNGDPVVQQTQRVTGTKENHAKHMRKPRPRACVTQRRIQELSVNMSMKEELIKKLDKTDKETQAVERHGRHSGDGKTVDVLARLSMQSQQVRAEVYRSLQHMRLQRAQLQSSLRQQRETNNNKEVDQNGEQRAGDLTVCKIKEKLPDCIWLEEAEEEVFQKRAELQELEEELRRREEVLLRREACLQQKNKLEIKMLRSSQALSQDLLRVSVRLETLEEQLQSSSSVRQTGGVTMEELEKERDMLKERRDTLDSQLKDNRVLTVEEEHSLLQLEEAIEALDAALEFKNHSIHDKQRKLLITDYSSHQLQSTEPAQLCDVIRKLKRLSPPEASELLIKYFNKVVCLREMERHLRLHCEELELHAGEQEVVLREMEVAMQRMALDADRRLTQQHQDHQNNIQLLLQKLKDGGSGEAQQAIEDRLEHLEKELFFYKSSSRQLKKKLKELVSDALHPLNQPSQTQEHRKQHNVQIHASANEPQMHTEEVQTHNTTTYKKMKDEQIDKNTLKRHAHQTPCPSASSDLQARKLTKMPEYNQTHTQSRGRSESLEMTPVRLCRRELRQISPADLQVCSSATRRRQSVVDTSTESILEDSIEVPRNTDR, encoded by the exons ATGAACGAGGTGTGTGTCCGGGTGGCGGTCCGTATCCGCCCCCTGCTTCCCAAAGAAGTCCTCCATAACCACCAGGTGTGTGTGCGGGTGGTGCCGGGCTCCGCACAGGTGCTGCTCGGCTCAGACCGACTCTTCTCATTCGACCACGCGTTTGTACCGACGGCCAGCCAGGATGAGGTGTACGAGTCCTGCGTCCTGCCCCTGGTGGAGTCCCTGGTTGACGGCTACAACGCCACCATCTTCTGTTATGGACAAACAGGGTCAGGAAAGACATACACACTCGGAGGGGGGCACCTGG ATGAAGAGGGAGGAATTATTGACCGTGTGGCCCAGGATGTGTTCTTGATGCTgggggagaagaggaagaacagTGATGGTGTGGAAGCCACAGTGCGGGTCTCGTATATGGAGCTGTACAGGGAGGAACTACGAGACCTGCTGGAGCTGCATACCATTCACAAAGAGCTTcacatcagagaggatgagaggggaaacacag tGGTGGTGGGAGCCAAAGAGATGGTTGTCAGCTCAGCAGAGGAGCTACTAAGTGTTCTAGAGACGGGCAATGCCCTGCGCCACACTGGAACCACAGGGATGAACGAGCACTCCAGTCGCTCTCACACCATTTTCACCCTTCAGCTTATCCAGTGTTGCCACAACAACAACTCCTCCTTAAAATCTGTCCGCTCTTCCAAACTCTGTCTGGTTGACCTAGCAGGCTCGGAGCGTGCTGGAAAAACTGGAAACACTGGGACACGACTCAAAGAGTCTGTTCATATCAACACAGGCCTGCTCGCACTGGGCAACGTCATCCGTGCCCTCTCTGACCCTGCTCGAAATCGCCGTGGTAACAACTGCAACAGTGCACACATACCGTACCGTGATGCCAAGATCACCCGTCTTCTCCGTGATTCATTGGGAGGCACCGCTCATACGCTGATGGTGGCGTGTGTAAGCCCCTCTCACCACAGTCTTGCTGAGACTCTGAGTGTCCTGCAGTTTGCATCAAAGGCTCGTCACATTCGTAACCGTCCTGGAGCTATATCTACTCATACAGAGGTTAAATCATGTCCTACAACCTGGGACCCTGGTGAGGCTCGACTGGGCGAACTTGAGTATGAAGTACAGACCCTGAGAGAGCTactgaaagagagggagagagagatggaaaaggTGCGGACAGGTAGAAGAGGTGGAGAGGGGGACGACTTCAAACAGCCCAGTCAGATGAGGATGTCTGATCCAGATAAGAAGGTGAAACAAGAGGAACCATCACAGTGCTGCCTCCTGGCACAGGAAGCTGCCGCCCTGCTTGCAGATATCTCTGGCCCCACTCCAAGTCATTCTTTGAGGCAGCGGCTGCAGGATTGGCAGGAGAGACTGACAGCTGTCAATCACTCACATCAAGCTTATGAGAAGGATTGTTCAGAGGGGAGTGGAGATCAACCCCACCATTTCACCATATTAAAGCTTAGAGAAGAACTCAACAGATGCAAG gAAGCTCTCAACATAGAGGAACAACTATCGGAGCAGAAAGATGCAGAGCTGAGACAGGTCCAAAGAGAAGTAGAGAAACTTCTTCAAGAGAATAAAACCCAGCTTCAGAACTTGGAGGAAGAAAAGGAACGTACGTGTATACAG ACTGAACAACTTGTGGACCAGCAGATCATCATCAATCGTCTTCGCAGCGACCTTGTGACATTTAGGGGTGCAACCTCAGCGGCAACCGTGGAAACTGGGGCTTCTGGGGACTCAGGCAAGAGACCACACAGTGTCCCTCTGATCAGACATAGCTGTGGACACGGACCTCCCAGGAGGGTCGGTAGCTGCactgttttg atTCACTCTAGTCCCCCGGCCTATTCCCTGGAGAGAGTGATGGCAGCCTTTAAAATGCGGGGTCATCTCCTGCTGGCAGAGATTGAGCAGAAGGAAAAGGTGTACTGTCCATTCATAAAACAACAGGCAGAGAGCAAAGATGGGCATCAAgagaacgaggaggaggaggaggatatATTTGTGGGCAGAATGGGATTTAG GCGTTCTTTAAACCGAACATGGACCAGTCGGCAGAAGAAATTAACTCTGAAAGAGAAGAACTCTGGACTGGACCAAACATCTAATGGAGATCCAGTAGTACAACAGACTCAGCGAGTCACAG GGACTAAGGAAAACCACGCCAAGCATATGAGGAAGCCGAGACCGAGAGCCTGCGTTACTCAGAGAAGGATCCAAGAACTGTCTGTCAACATGAGCATGAAAGAGGAGCTCATCAAAAAGCTTGACAAAACTG acaaagagacCCAAGCAGTGGAAAGACATGGCAGGCACAGTGGTGATGGCAAAACAGTCGATGTGTTGGCAAGACTTTCCATGCAGAGCCAGCAGGTCCGTGCAGAGGTGTACCGCAGCCTGCAGCACATGAGGCTGCAGAGAGCACAGCTTCAGAGCAGCctcagacagcagagagagaccaacaacaacaaagaggtTGACCAAAATGGG GAGCAAAGGGCAGGAGATTTGACTGTGTGCAAAATCaaggaaaag CTGCCTGACTGTATTTGGCtggaggaggcggaggaggaggtgtTTCAGAAGAGAGCAGAGCtgcaggagctggaggaggagctgcggaggagagaggaggtgcTCCTGCGCAGAGAGGCCTGTCTGCAACAGAAGAACAAACTGGAGATCAAGATGCTACGCTCCAGCCAG GCTCTGAGTCAGGACCTGCTGCGTGTGTCGGTGCGGTTGGAGACTCTGGAGGAGCAgctgcagagcagcagcagtgtgaggCAGACCGGAGGAGTCACCATGGAGGaactggagaaagagagagacatgcttaaagagaggagagacactCTGGACAGCCAGCTGAAGGACAACCGAGTGCTCACTGTGGAG GAGGAGCATTCCCTGCTTCAGCTGGAGGAAGCTATTGAAGCTCTGGACGCAGCCCTGGAGTTTAAAAACCACTCAATTCATGACAAACAGAGGAAGTTGCTAATCACAGACTACTCTTCGCATCAGTTGCAAAGCACTGAACCCGCCCAActctgtgatgtcatcaggaaGCTGAAGAGGCTCTCGCCTCCTGAGGCGTCGGAGCTGCTCATCAAATATTTCAACAAG GTTGTTTGTCTTCGAGAGATGGAGCGCCATTTGCGTTTGCATTGTGAAGAGCTGGAGCTTCATGCTGGAGAGCAAGAGGTGGTGCTGAGGGAGATGGAGGTGGCCATGCAGCGGATGGCCCTGGATGCAGACCGCAGGCTGACCCAGCAGCACCAAGATCACCAGAACAACATCCAGCTACTGCTGCAGAAACTTAAAG ACGGTGGCTCAGGAGAGGCACAGCAGGCTATCGAAGACAGACTGGAGCATCTGGAGAAAGAGCTTTTTTTCTACAAAAGCTCCAGCCGGCAGCTTAAAAAGAAACTCAAAGAGCTTGTCAGTGACGCTCTACACCCCCTCAATCAGCCCTCACAAACACAGGAGCACAGAAAACAACACAATGTGCAGATACACGCAAGTGCAAACGAACCCCAGATGCACACTGAAGAggtacagacacacaacacaacaacatacaaaaagatgaaagatgagcaaatagacaaaaacacattgaaGAGACATGCACACCAAACCCCCTGTCCCTCCGCCTCTTCTGACCTCCAAGCACGCAAATTGACAAAAATGCCCGAATACAACCAGACGCACACACAGTCCCGCGGGAGGAGTGAAAGTTTAGAGATGACACCAGTCCGTTTGTGTCGCAGAGAGCTGAGACAGATCTCTCCAGCTGACTTGCAGGTCTGTAGTTCTGCCACAAGAAGGCGACAGTCTGTTGTGGATACCAGCACAGAGTCAATACTAGAGGACTCCATAGAAGTGCCCAGAAACACTGACAGATGA